The Methanotorris formicicus Mc-S-70 genome includes the window TTTTATTTTTTATGCAGTAATGGTTTTTATCAATCCATAAGCCCCACTAAATATAATCTGAACTGATATTGCCGCTAATATAAGCCCCATAATCCTTACTATTGCATTAATACCAGATACCTTTAATTTTTTCACAACAATATCTGATGCAGAAAGGATTAAACCAGAAACTATCATGGTTAAGATTATTGATGATATAACGATTGTTTTATTTGCCAAACTTTGTGCTTTCTCCATTAAAATTATGGTCGTTGTTATAGCCCCAGGTCCTGCGAGGAGGGGTATTGCCAACGGAACAACTGCAACACTGCCCATACGCATGTCAATTTCCTCTCTTGGGGAGTGTTTTGTTTTTGACATCTCAGCATGGAGCATATCCCATGCAATTTTAAACAGTAGCAAACCTCCTGCAACTTTAAATGAGTCCAATGTTATCCCAAAGTAATCAAAAATATAGGTTCCAAAGAGTGCAAATATCAATAAAGTTATAGTTGCAGTTACTGTGGCACTTTTTATTATCTCAATCTGTTCATCCTTTGAGTAGTAGTACGTTAAAATATGGAATATTGGAATTATACCAACTGGGTCAACGATGATAAACAACGATGTAAAGGAATATATGAAAAAATTTAAGTCCATGCTTTCACCATTTTATAAATATCTTGCCCTCTTTTCCACTTCTCCCATGTAGTTAATGATGTCTTCCCATTGTTTATATGTTTTATACCCTTCAATGATTTTTTCCCAAACTTCTTTAAATTTGTTGTAGTGGGTGGTTAATATTGCCTTCTTTAGAACGATTAAATCAACTGCCTTATCTTCAATCAAATCAGAAAACTTCCCCAATCCAAAGTCAATGATGTATGTTTTATTCCCAACAATAAAGTTTGATGTTGTTAAATCGTTGTGTATGATGTTGTTTTCATGTAACTTACCTATAATTTCCCCAATATCATAACAACAATCCAAATTTCCATCTTCTATAGCATCCTTTGCCAATTTTCCATGTATATAACTCATAACTATTATACCTTTGTCCCTATCAACATCAAACACATAAGGTGCAGGGATGCCAAAGTTCTTTATTAAAGCGAGAAATCTCCCTTCTCTTG containing:
- a CDS encoding MarC family protein, which encodes MDLNFFIYSFTSLFIIVDPVGIIPIFHILTYYYSKDEQIEIIKSATVTATITLLIFALFGTYIFDYFGITLDSFKVAGGLLLFKIAWDMLHAEMSKTKHSPREEIDMRMGSVAVVPLAIPLLAGPGAITTTIILMEKAQSLANKTIVISSIILTMIVSGLILSASDIVVKKLKVSGINAIVRIMGLILAAISVQIIFSGAYGLIKTITA